The following are encoded together in the Streptomyces sp. NBC_00358 genome:
- the rnpA gene encoding ribonuclease P protein component — protein sequence MLPTEHRLRRREDFATAVRRGRRAGRPLLVVHLRSGATDPHAPGESAPSTRAGFVVSKAVGGAVVRNKVKRRLRHLMRDRVALLPPGSLVVVRALPGAGDADHEQLARDLDAALQRLLGGGAR from the coding sequence GTGCTGCCTACCGAGCATCGGCTGAGGCGGCGCGAAGACTTCGCGACCGCGGTACGCCGAGGACGCCGGGCCGGACGCCCGCTTCTCGTCGTCCATCTACGTAGCGGTGCAACGGACCCGCACGCGCCTGGGGAGAGCGCTCCCTCGACGCGTGCGGGTTTCGTCGTGAGCAAAGCCGTGGGCGGAGCGGTCGTACGCAACAAGGTGAAGCGCAGGCTTCGTCATCTGATGCGCGACCGAGTCGCCCTGTTGCCCCCCGGTAGCCTGGTAGTCGTACGAGCGCTGCCCGGTGCGGGTGACGCCGACCATGAACAGCTGGCCCGAGACCTGGATGCCGCCCTGCAGCGGCTGCTGGGAGGGGGCGCGCGATGA
- the yidD gene encoding membrane protein insertion efficiency factor YidD: MKYPLLALIKLYQWTISPLLGPVCKYYPSCSRYGYTAIDRHGAIKGTALTAWRILRCNPWSLGGVDHVPQRKRPRWHELLRNAWRARKGGTSAAEPATGETTAPGPAAETPSHAQGA; the protein is encoded by the coding sequence ATGAAGTACCCGCTGCTTGCTCTCATCAAGCTGTACCAGTGGACGATCAGCCCGTTGCTCGGGCCGGTCTGCAAGTACTACCCGTCGTGCTCCCGCTACGGCTACACAGCCATCGACCGGCACGGTGCGATCAAGGGAACGGCACTTACCGCCTGGCGCATCCTCCGGTGCAATCCGTGGTCGCTGGGCGGTGTGGACCATGTTCCGCAACGCAAGCGTCCGCGGTGGCACGAATTGCTGCGTAACGCCTGGCGTGCACGCAAGGGCGGGACCTCCGCCGCCGAACCGGCCACCGGGGAGACCACTGCCCCGGGCCCGGCCGCCGAGACCCCGTCCCATGCTCAAGGAGCTTGA
- the yidC gene encoding membrane protein insertase YidC translates to MDTIASLFSFITTPVSWVIVQFHAVYGKIFGPDTGWAWGLSIVSLVVLIRICLIPLFVKQIKATRAMQTLQPEMKKIQERYKNDKQRQSEEMMKLYKDTGTNPLSSCLPILAQSPFFFALYHVLNGIATGKTIGVLDDQLLASARKAHIFGAPLAAKFTDSAETVAQLGATLTDVRVVTAIMIVMMSGSQFYTQRQLMTKNVDTTVKTPFMQQQKMLMYVFPVMFAFFGIRFPVGVLIYWLTTNVWTMGQQMYVIRNNPTPGSKAQAAYLERLQKHVTSHGKTRRRSEKAIVKAIVAKGRDRNEFERKFINGLTKAGLVAQPDGLVVTGENATVIESEDGTTTTAAAAPKRQQPKRQSKSQRQSGAASAVAPVDESEPKTSLSKSDEPQDTEPSAAKPASGSGNKPGTGTRSKAQSGQRKGPQRPKSPSKK, encoded by the coding sequence GTGGACACGATTGCCAGTCTTTTCAGCTTCATCACGACACCTGTTTCCTGGGTCATCGTCCAGTTCCACGCCGTGTACGGGAAGATCTTCGGCCCCGACACCGGCTGGGCCTGGGGCTTGTCCATCGTGTCCCTGGTGGTTCTGATCCGTATCTGCCTGATCCCGCTCTTCGTGAAGCAGATCAAGGCCACCCGGGCGATGCAGACGCTGCAGCCCGAGATGAAGAAGATCCAGGAGCGCTACAAGAACGACAAGCAGCGCCAGTCCGAAGAGATGATGAAGCTGTACAAGGACACGGGTACCAACCCGCTCTCCTCGTGCCTTCCCATCCTGGCCCAGTCGCCGTTCTTCTTCGCCCTGTATCACGTGCTCAACGGCATCGCGACGGGCAAGACGATCGGCGTTCTCGACGATCAGCTGCTCGCGAGCGCCCGTAAGGCCCACATCTTCGGTGCCCCGCTCGCGGCGAAGTTCACCGACAGCGCCGAGACGGTCGCCCAGCTCGGTGCCACGCTGACCGATGTCCGTGTCGTCACCGCGATCATGATCGTGATGATGTCGGGCTCGCAGTTCTACACCCAGCGTCAGCTGATGACGAAGAACGTCGACACCACGGTGAAGACGCCCTTCATGCAGCAGCAGAAGATGCTGATGTACGTGTTCCCGGTGATGTTCGCCTTCTTCGGCATCCGGTTCCCCGTCGGTGTCCTCATCTACTGGCTGACCACCAACGTGTGGACCATGGGCCAGCAGATGTACGTGATCCGCAACAACCCGACCCCCGGTTCGAAGGCCCAGGCCGCGTACCTGGAGCGCCTGCAGAAGCACGTCACGAGCCACGGCAAGACGCGCCGCCGCAGTGAGAAGGCCATCGTCAAGGCCATCGTGGCCAAGGGCCGCGACCGCAACGAGTTCGAGCGCAAGTTCATCAACGGCCTCACCAAGGCGGGCCTGGTGGCCCAGCCCGACGGCCTGGTGGTGACGGGCGAGAACGCGACGGTCATCGAGTCCGAGGACGGCACCACGACCACCGCGGCCGCCGCTCCCAAGCGTCAGCAGCCGAAGCGGCAGTCCAAGTCGCAGCGCCAGTCGGGCGCGGCGTCCGCCGTCGCACCGGTGGACGAGTCGGAGCCGAAGACCTCGCTGAGCAAGTCCGACGAGCCACAGGACACCGAGCCCTCCGCCGCAAAGCCGGCCTCTGGAAGCGGTAACAAGCCCGGCACCGGTACCCGCAGCAAGGCCCAGTCCGGACAGCGCAAGGGCCCGCAGCGGCCCAAGTCCCCGTCCAAGAAGTAA
- a CDS encoding Jag family protein — MTEGTTSAAAEGDTLTRLEQEGEIAADYLEGLLDIADLDGDIDMDVEADRAAVSIISDSGGRDLHKLVGRDGEVLEALQELTRLAVHRETGDRSRLMLDIAGFRAKKREELSELGAKAAAEVKSSGEPVKMDPMTPFERKVVHDAVKAAGLRSESEGEEPQRFVVVLPA, encoded by the coding sequence GTGACGGAAGGCACCACCTCCGCCGCCGCTGAGGGCGACACCCTGACCCGCCTGGAGCAGGAAGGCGAGATCGCGGCGGACTACCTCGAGGGTCTGCTCGACATCGCCGATCTCGACGGCGACATCGACATGGACGTCGAGGCCGACCGCGCCGCTGTCTCGATCATCAGCGACTCGGGCGGCCGCGACCTGCACAAGCTGGTCGGCCGGGACGGCGAGGTGCTGGAGGCGCTCCAGGAGCTCACGCGCCTGGCCGTGCACCGGGAGACCGGGGACCGCAGCCGGCTGATGCTGGACATCGCGGGGTTCCGCGCCAAGAAGCGCGAGGAACTTTCCGAGCTGGGTGCCAAGGCCGCGGCCGAGGTCAAGAGCTCCGGTGAGCCCGTGAAGATGGACCCGATGACACCGTTCGAGCGCAAGGTGGTGCACGACGCGGTCAAGGCCGCGGGCCTGCGCAGCGAGTCCGAGGGCGAGGAGCCGCAGCGCTTCGTCGTCGTGCTCCCCGCCTGA
- the rsmG gene encoding 16S rRNA (guanine(527)-N(7))-methyltransferase RsmG, which translates to MTEAAELPPAPEQAREVFGDRFADAVRYAELLAEAGVQRGLIGPREVPRLWERHLLNCAVLSEVVPDGVTVCDVGSGAGLPGIPLALVREDLKITLLEPLLRRTTFLTEVVELLGLDHVTVVRGRAEEVMGTLQPVHVVTARAVAPLDRLAAWGIPLLRPYGEMLALKGDTAEEELKASATALSKLGAVETSILHVGEGVVDPLSTVVRVEVGESPGGVRFAAKRAKAARTGRTRRRR; encoded by the coding sequence GTGACGGAGGCAGCGGAGCTTCCCCCCGCGCCCGAGCAGGCGCGCGAGGTATTCGGTGATCGCTTCGCGGACGCGGTCCGGTACGCGGAACTGCTGGCCGAGGCGGGAGTGCAGCGTGGGCTGATCGGCCCCCGTGAGGTACCCCGGCTGTGGGAGCGGCACCTGCTGAACTGCGCGGTGCTCTCTGAGGTCGTACCCGATGGGGTGACCGTGTGCGACGTCGGCTCCGGTGCGGGACTGCCCGGTATTCCGCTGGCGCTCGTCCGGGAGGACCTCAAGATCACCCTGCTCGAACCCCTGCTGCGCCGGACCACCTTCCTCACCGAGGTCGTGGAGCTGCTCGGCCTCGACCATGTGACCGTCGTGCGCGGCCGGGCCGAGGAGGTCATGGGGACGCTGCAGCCGGTTCACGTGGTGACCGCCAGAGCCGTCGCTCCGCTCGACCGGCTGGCGGCCTGGGGCATCCCGCTGCTGCGCCCGTACGGCGAGATGCTGGCTCTCAAGGGCGATACCGCCGAGGAGGAGCTGAAGGCCTCTGCGACGGCCCTGAGCAAGCTCGGTGCCGTCGAGACGTCCATCCTGCATGTCGGTGAGGGCGTCGTGGACCCGTTGTCCACCGTGGTGCGGGTCGAGGTGGGCGAGAGCCCCGGCGGTGTGCGCTTCGCGGCGAAGCGAGCCAAGGCCGCCAGGACGGGGCGGACGCGCCGCCGCCGCTGA
- a CDS encoding AAA family ATPase — protein MGGSVHCEPEVEESESLRSDANIAGPMTDPVPGPRTESLGDDVSRETPPPMDDTPIGRAAQLAVEALGRAGEGLPRPEQTRVMVVANQKGGVGKTTTTVNLAASLALHGSRVLVIDLDPQGNASTALGIDHHAEVPSIYDVLIDSKPLSEVVQPVPDVEGLFCAPATIDLAGAEIELVSLVARESRLERAILAYEQPLDYILIDCPPSLGLLTVNALVAGAEVLIPIQCEYYALEGLGQLLRNVDLVRGHLNPDLHVSTILLTMYDGRTRLASQVAEEVRSHFGEEVLRTSIPRSVRISEAPSYGQTVLTYDPGSSGALSYLEAAREIALRGVGMAYDAQHAHVGGQNDQNMVEGIQ, from the coding sequence ATGGGAGGCTCTGTTCATTGCGAGCCTGAAGTCGAGGAGAGTGAATCCTTGCGGTCCGACGCCAACATCGCGGGACCGATGACCGATCCGGTCCCCGGTCCCCGTACCGAGTCGCTGGGGGACGATGTTTCACGTGAAACACCGCCCCCAATGGACGACACTCCCATTGGTCGTGCTGCCCAGCTGGCTGTGGAGGCGCTAGGTCGCGCCGGTGAGGGCCTGCCACGGCCCGAGCAGACCCGAGTCATGGTGGTCGCCAACCAGAAGGGTGGGGTGGGTAAGACCACGACCACGGTCAACCTTGCCGCCTCCTTGGCCCTGCACGGTAGCCGGGTCCTGGTGATCGACCTCGACCCTCAGGGCAATGCCTCCACCGCGCTGGGCATCGACCACCACGCCGAGGTTCCGTCGATCTATGACGTGCTGATCGACAGCAAGCCACTCTCCGAGGTCGTCCAGCCGGTCCCTGATGTCGAGGGTCTCTTCTGTGCCCCCGCCACGATCGATCTCGCCGGTGCGGAGATCGAGCTGGTGTCGCTGGTGGCCCGTGAGAGCCGACTTGAGCGGGCGATCCTGGCGTACGAGCAGCCGCTGGACTACATCCTCATCGACTGCCCTCCGTCGCTCGGTCTGCTGACCGTCAACGCGCTGGTCGCCGGCGCGGAAGTCCTCATCCCCATCCAGTGCGAGTACTACGCGCTGGAAGGCCTGGGACAGCTCCTGCGCAACGTCGACCTGGTACGAGGACACCTCAACCCCGACCTCCACGTCTCGACGATTCTGCTCACCATGTACGACGGCCGGACACGTCTCGCGTCCCAGGTCGCCGAGGAGGTGCGCAGCCACTTCGGCGAGGAGGTGCTGCGGACGAGCATCCCGCGTTCGGTCCGAATTTCGGAGGCTCCGAGCTATGGGCAGACGGTTCTGACCTACGATCCGGGTTCGAGCGGTGCTCTCTCGTATCTTGAGGCCGCGCGCGAGATCGCCCTTCGGGGAGTCGGAATGGCGTACGACGCGCAACATGCCCATGTGGGCGGACAGAACGATCAGAACATGGTGGAGGGGATCCAGTGA
- a CDS encoding ParB/RepB/Spo0J family partition protein yields the protein MSERRRGLGRGLGALIPAAPTGERPGVSASGASSSLGAGPVLTAERGVAAAKVTTLPPVSHETEELSSNEGQETLQAPVGAHFAELPLEFITPNPRQPREVFDEDALGELVTSIKEVGLLQPVVVRQVGPARYELIMGERRFRACREAGLEAIPAIVRATEDEKLLLDALLENLHRAQLNPLEEAAAYDQLLKDFNCTHDQLADRIGRSRPQVSNTLRLLKLSPSVQRRVAAGVLSAGHARALLAVDDSEEQDRLAHRIVAEGLSVRAVEEIVTLMGSRPQTAQRSRGPRAGGRISPALSDLATRLSDRFETRVKVDLGQKKGKITVEFASMEDLERILGSLAPGEGPVLQKSLLDDDDADDAED from the coding sequence GTGAGCGAGCGACGACGGGGTCTGGGGCGGGGCCTTGGCGCACTGATCCCCGCGGCTCCGACAGGTGAGCGTCCAGGTGTCTCGGCGAGTGGGGCATCCTCATCGCTGGGCGCCGGACCCGTACTCACAGCGGAGCGCGGGGTGGCGGCGGCAAAGGTGACAACGCTGCCGCCTGTTTCACATGAAACAGAGGAGCTGTCGTCGAACGAGGGGCAGGAGACGCTTCAGGCGCCTGTCGGTGCTCACTTCGCCGAGCTGCCTCTTGAGTTCATCACGCCGAACCCTCGCCAGCCGCGTGAGGTCTTTGACGAGGACGCTCTGGGCGAGCTCGTCACCTCGATCAAAGAGGTCGGGCTCCTCCAGCCCGTCGTCGTGCGACAGGTGGGCCCGGCGCGCTACGAGCTCATCATGGGGGAGCGCCGTTTCCGGGCCTGCCGTGAGGCGGGACTTGAGGCCATTCCCGCGATCGTGCGGGCCACGGAGGACGAGAAGCTCCTCCTGGACGCGCTCTTGGAGAACCTGCACCGGGCCCAGCTGAACCCGCTGGAAGAGGCGGCCGCCTACGACCAGCTGCTCAAGGACTTCAACTGCACGCACGACCAGCTGGCGGACCGTATCGGGCGGTCGCGTCCGCAGGTCTCCAACACTCTGCGTCTGCTGAAGCTCTCGCCGTCCGTTCAGCGCCGTGTCGCCGCCGGGGTTCTCTCCGCCGGGCACGCTCGGGCACTCCTCGCCGTCGACGACTCGGAGGAGCAGGACCGCCTGGCCCACCGCATCGTCGCGGAGGGGCTCTCGGTGCGAGCCGTGGAGGAGATCGTCACCCTCATGGGGTCCCGTCCGCAGACGGCTCAGCGCTCCAGGGGACCGCGGGCCGGCGGTCGCATCTCTCCCGCGCTGAGTGATCTGGCGACGCGTCTCTCGGACCGCTTCGAGACGCGTGTGAAGGTCGACCTCGGGCAGAAGAAGGGCAAGATCACTGTCGAGTTCGCTTCGATGGAGGACCTTGAGCGCATCCTCGGCTCCCTCGCC